In the genome of Mesorhizobium sp. NBSH29, the window CGAACCGAGATTTCACCATGCGCGCCAGAACACTTGGTTCTAACGGCGTCCCCCTCCAGATTGGACCATGATATCTAAGCACGTTGCAAGGTAGCCGGCAAAAGGAATATGCGCGTCCGGCAACGATATTTCGATTGAGGGACAACTCGCCAGAGGCATGCTCTTTCAGTTGCCGCCACCGCTACCCGACACGCAACGCGATCACGCCGAAAATAATGGACAGAGCTGCTGCCACGCGCCAGCGTGTCATGCTTTCGCCAAGCATCGTCACCGAGATTACCATGGCAAACAGGATCGATGTCTCGCGCAGGGCCGCCACCGATGCAATAGGCGCTTTGGTCATTGCCCACATGGCGATCCAGTAGGAGCCGGCGCTCAGAAAGCCGGTGAGAATGCCGATCTTCCATTCCTGCCGCATGGCAGTCAGAAGCTGCCGGCCGCGATAGAAAAAACCGATCGCCATGGATACGACGCCATCACACAAAAACAACCACGCCGCATAACTTGATGCTGTGGTGGCAAGGCGCGCACCGCTTCCGTCGGTGAGCGTGTAGCCCGCGACAAAAACCGACGTGGTGAGCGCAAAGCCCACCGCACGCCGGTTGATCACCCCGACATTGCCGCGAAACGACATCAAAAGTGTTCCAAAACAGAGGAACAGAATGCCGGCAATGGCCAAAGGACCCGGCATCTCCGAAAACAGCGCAATGCCCCCGATGGTGGTCATCAGTGGTGCCGTGCCACGCGCCAGCGGATAAGTCTGCGCCAGGTCGCCGTGCGAATAGGCGAGGATAAGGAACAGCCGGTAGCCAACATGGATGACCATCGACGTGGCGATCCACGGCCAGACCGCCAGCGCAGGCACCTCGACAAAAGGCAGCACCGGCAGCGCGAACACGGCCATGCCAAGCGAGGCAAGCGAGATCGAGGCAAAGCGGTCCGACCTGACCTTGATCAGCGCGTTCCATGTCGCATGCATGGCCGCTGCCGCAAGAACAGCAAGGAAAACAGTAAGCGTCATACCGGCAGCTTCATTTCGAGATCGATGTCGACGAGGACTGGAAAATGGTCCGAGGCTGTTTCAGCTGTATCGACGCTATGGGCGTGAACTCTTGAAGCGAGGTTCGGGCTGACGAAGCAGTAATCGAGGCGTCGCCTTTGCACCTGCCCCGATAGGGTGCGCAAATGCGTGTAGCATCCCTCGGGTGTTGCCCCGGCTGCCACTGCCGCATCAACAAAGCCGTGCGGTTGGTCGGCAGCTTCGGTGATGCGCCGATACTCGGCACTGTCCGGCTGGCAGTTAAAATCGCCCATCCAGATTGCCGTCTGCGGGCACGCTGGCTCCAGCTCGCCATGGCTCCAGTCGCGCGAGGTCTCGTCATCGACGCCGCTCCACGGCCCGCCAATACTGGCCGCGCGCCGATGCAGATCGAGGAGCACATCGAGTTGTTCGAGCCTTTCACCGGCATCAATATGCGCAAGATGAAGTGACAGAATGCGTACCGGCCCCGCCGGCGTTTCGACAAGGCATTCGAGCGCCGGATTTTGCGTATTCAGCCGGGCGGTGCCACGCCGCATCGGCAACAGATGCAACCGCGACCACGCAATCGGAAAGCGCGACAGCAGCATGGTGCCAAACTGCCGTCGGCGATTGACGACACGGCCATTCTCGCGGCGGCTGGCATCCATGTCGAAAGCCGGACCGTAGACCCAGAAATGATCTGGCAAAAGACTGGCGAGGCGGTGCGGCTGGTCGTCATCGTCACTGCGGCGCCAATGCCGCTCCACTTCCTGAAGCGCAATGATGTCGGCGCCTGCAAGGACCTGTGCAGCGCGCGCCAGATCATAGCGCCCATCGGCGCCGAACCCGTATTGAATGTTGTAGCTGACAAGTCTCAACGGCCGCACCGGTGCGCGAGCAATGGATGCTCTTTTGCTACAATTTTACGCCGGCTAACACAAGCGATGGGTGTCAGCCGGCGGTTGGCCAAGGATCAGAGTTCGCCTGTGATCGCGTTATTCAGAAGCAAAAGCGCTGCCTCTTTGGTGAGCTTGACCGGGTTGCCGCCGGCGGTGGGATCCACCACTGCCATATCGGCGATCAGCGCCTTGCGGGCATCATCCATATCGAGATCCTTGATGAAGGCGCCAAGCGTGTGCGGCACCTTCAAATTCTCGCGCAGGCTGAGCACCGCAGCGGCAAAACCATCGAACCCGCCCTCGATGCCGCAATAGGCTGCAAGGCGCTCGATACGAGCCTCGATGGCCGACCGGTTGAAGGCCAGAACATAGGGCATGAAGACCGCGTTGGTCATGCCGTGATGGGTGTCGTAGAGCGCTCCTATCGGATGCGACAGCGAATGGATTGCGCCGAGCCCCTTTTGGAACGCCGCAGCGCCCATCGCTGCAGCGCTCATCATATGCGCGCGCGCGATAAGATCGCTGCCGTCGGCATAAGCCTTTGGCAGGTTCTCGAAGACAAGACGGATGCCCTCCACCGCAATGCCATCGGCCATGGGGTGATAGCCCGGTGCGCAATAGGCTTCCAGGCAATGCGCCAGCGCATCCATACCGGTGCCCGCCGTGATGAAGGACGGCATGCCGACCGACAAGGCCGGATCGGCAATCACAATGGCCGGCAAAAGCTTGGGGTGAAAAATGACCTTCTTTGTATGCGTGGCTTCATTGGTGATGACACCTGCGCGCCCCACTTCAGAGCCAGTCCCGGCAGTCGTCGGCACGGCAATAATGGGTGCGATGGCATCGCTATCGGCCCGCGTCCACCAATCATCGACATCTTCGAAATCCCATACCGGGCGCGTCTGCCCAGCTTGAAATGCAATCAGCTTGCCCAGATCAAGTGCCGAGCCGCCACCAAAGGCAATCACACCGTCATGATTACCGCTCTTGAAGACGACAATGCCAGCTGTCAGGTTCGCTTCCACCGGGTTTGGCTTAACCTCGGAAAACACCCCATAAGGCACATTCGCATCGTCAAGAATTTTGAGCGTGGAAGCCACCACTGGCAGCTTCGCCAGCCCCGGATCGGTGACGAAAAGCGGGCGCTTGATGCCGGTAGCTGCAAGCACATCCGGCAGTTCCGAAATGCGACCAGCGCCGAACCGCACGGTGGTGGGATAATTCCATTTGGAAACGAGATTCATGTGTGTGTTCTTTCAGGAATAACACTGTTGATTTTAGTGGCTGGACCCATTGGCCGGCGCCTAGATCTTTTCGCGCAGATGATAACTCTTCGGCCGGGTGAGATTGTCATAGCCGATGGCAGATAGAGCTGCCCCCTTGCCGGTGTCCTTCACGCCCGTCCACACCAATGCCGGATCAAGATAATCGCAGCGGTTCATGAACACGGTTCCGGTTTCAACGCGGTCGCCAATGGCGATGGCGTGCTCGGTGTCGCTGGTCCAGATTGATGCCGTGAGACCGTAGGGGCTGTCATTCATCAAGGCGATGGCGTCCTCGTCTGAGCGCACCTTCATGATACCGACAATGGGTCCAAAACTTTCCTCACGCATCACACTCATCTGGTGGTCAACATTGGTCAGAACCTCCGGCGACAGATAGGGCGAGCCCGCAACATCCTGCTCGGACTTCAGGTTCAGATGCGCGGTCGCGCCCTTGCGCAACGCCTCAGCCTTCTGTTCGCGGATCATGTCGGCAAAGCGCGCCTGAGCCATTGGACCCATGGTGGTTTTTTCATCAAGCGGATTGCCAAGCACGTAAGCGCTTTTGGTCTCGGCAACAAAACCTTCCACGAACGCGTCATAGACCTTCTCGTGGACATAGACGCGCTCGATACCGCAGCAGCATTGGCCCGAATTGAAGAACGCGCCCTCGACCAGATTGGCCACCGCGTGGTCAAGCTTCGCATCCGGCAGCACATAGGCCGGGTCCTTGCCGCCAAGCTCCAAGCCAAGCGTCATGAAGGTACCGGCCGCAGCCTTTTCAATGGCCCGCCCACCTGCCACCGACCCGGTGAAATTGACATGATCAATCTTGCCCGAGCCAAGCAGCTTCTCGGTCTGCGCATGGTTCAGCACAATGTTCTGGAATACGCCTTTGGGAAAACCAGCAGCCTCAAACGCCTGAGCAAACCGCTCACCAACCAGAAGCGTCTGCGCCGCATGCTTGAGGATTACCGTATTGCCTGCAATCAACGCCGGCACAATCGTATTCACGGCAGTGAGATACGGATAGTTCCACGGCGCAATCACCATCACAACGCCGAGCGCATCCTTCTTCACATAGCGACGAAACCCGTCCTTGGGGTTTGATGCCATGACCGGCGCGAGTGCCGCCTGCGCGATCTCAACCATGTAATTGGTGCGTTCCTTCACGCCGCCAAACTCGCCGCCATAGCGGATTGGCCGACCCATCTGCCAGGCAATCTCCGGCACGATGTCATCGTTCATCGCTACAAGCGCCTCAAGCATCTTCAAGATTGCGCCAGTACGCTCATCAATCGGCGTTGCCGCCCATCCGGCCTGCGCCGCTCGCGCCCGCTCGACCACCGCCGAAACAGCCTTGTCATCGGCGATAGGCCGCTCGGCGTAGATTGACCCATCGATGGGGGATTTGAGTGTAATGGTTTCCAAAGGTATCATCCTATCGTTTCAAACTGTTAGCACGAGAGCGCCCGGACGTGGCCGGCAGCGCTGTATTGCAAGATCGATGCGTCACTGGTGACCAGGACCGTATTGCGCAGCCGAGCGGCGGCAATCAACACACGATCCATGGGATCCTTGTGCGGTTTCCCGGGCATCCACGATGAATGGACAAGAACCTCCGGGGAGAGCGGATCGACTTGCGCACCCATAGTCTGCACAAACGCGTTGAAGAACTGCAGCGGCTCGGTCGGAAGACTGAGCCGGCCCCGAGCGGTTCCCATGCCGATCTCCCAGGCGGAAATCGGCGACACGTAAAGCGTGCCGTCCCGCGCAGCCATTCCGATGGCCCTGTCAGCTTCGTCTTTCAAAACTTTCCCCATGGCGATGAAGAGAACCGCGCAGGTGTCCAGCAGCACGCCAGCCTCAAAGCCGGTCTTCACCGAGATACCCCTCATCCAAAGGCTCAACACTGAAAGGCCCGGCGACATCGAACCCATCTTCAATCTTGATCAGCCCGCGCATGAACCCGAAGCCGGAATGAGAGCTTATCCGCACATCATTTTCGTTCGCGCTCGATACGTCATCGACCGGCCCGCCGTCGCTTTGCATATGCGCCAGTACATCGTTGAGGGTAACATCGAGGACTGTTGCGATTTTTCCAACCTCAGCCAACTTCATCTCCCGCTCACCGCTCAGGGTTCGTGACAGCGCACTCGGATCAATGCCCATGAGTTGCGCCGTTTTGCGCAGTGTCAGCCCCTTGCGCTTCCACCGATCCTCGAACCAGGCTTTGTTGACGACTGCTGTCATGGCGCTCTCCAGAAACGCCGACCAATATACGAAAGTGTTGCGATATTATCAATAACGTTCAAACCCGCGGTGCAATTCCCAATCGGTAATGCGGCGGTCATATTCAAGCTGCTCCCAGCGCGCGGTGTGCAGATAATGCTCCACCACATCCTCGCCGAGCGCATCTCTTAGCATTTTGGATTTCGCCAATGTCTCGGTCGCATCGCGCAGGGTCTTGGGAATTTCCGGCAGCCGCGAGGCCTGATAGGCATCGCCCACAAACGGCTTTTCAAGTTCCAGTTCCTCGTCGATCCCGGCAAGCCCAGCAGCAATCAGCGCTGAAAAAGCGAGGTAAGGGTTGAGGTCTGCCCCACCGATGCGGCATTCCATGCGAATACCCTTGGTGCCCTCGCCGCAGAGACGGAAGCCGGCGGTACGGTTGTCCTCGCTCCACATAATCTTGGTCGGCGCAAAAGTGCCCGACTGGAAGCGCTTGTAGGAGTTGATATAAGGCGCCAGGAACAGGGTGAACTCGCTGGCATATTTAAGCTGCCCAGCCGACCATTGCTGGCCAAGCTTCGACAGCGTGAAATCCGACTTCTTATCGTAGAACAGGGGCTCCTTACCATCCGCACTCCACAACGAATTGTGGATATGGCTCGAATTGCCGGCAAGTCCGTAATTATACTTGGCCATAAAGGAGATGGCCTTGCCCTCGGTCTGCGCAATTTCCTTGGCGCCGTTTTTCAGAATGACATGGCGATCTGCCATCTCCAGCGCTTCTGCGTAGCGCACATTGATCTCTTCCTGACCTGGACCCCACTCGCCCTTGGAGTTTTCGATCGGGATGCCAGCCAACTCCATCTCGTTGCGCAGGCGCCGCATCACGCCTTCTTCCTTGGTGGTGATGCCGATCAGATAATCGCCAATATAGGGCGAAGCTGTCTCCAGCCCCTGCCAATGCTTCTTGCGCGCGGAATCATAGGTTTCGGAAAACAGGTAGAATTCCAGCTCGGAGGCGAAATAGCCCATATAACCGCGCTCTGTCAGGCGCTTGACCTGACGTTTCAAAATACCGCGCGGCGAATGCGCCAGATCCTCATGGCTGTGATGATCTAAAAGATCGCACAGCACCAAAGCAGTGTTTTCCAGCCATGGAATTTTGCGCAGCGTGCCAAGATCAGGCTTGATGACGAAATCGCCATAGCCCTTCGACCAGCTTGCCGCCTTGTAGCCGGGCACCGGCTCCATATCGATGTCATTGGCCAGCAGATAGTTGCAGCCATGCGTTTCATCATGCGCGCTTTCGACGAAATAGCGCGCAAGAAAGCGCTTGCCGATCAAACGGCCCTGCATATCCACCGCGCAGGCGAGCACCGTATCAACGGCTCCGCTCTCCACGTCCTTGCCGAGATCCGAGAACGAATATTTTTTCGCCATGTGAAAGCGCTCCACCCGATAAATTATTCTGCACCATGCCCGACCTGTGGCCGGCGGCCAGATGCAGGCCCGTTAAAACTGGATGCCAGACGCTGCGTCACGCTGGCGGTCAAAGACCACTGAAAAAGCGGGCGGGACGTGATGCGCCCTGCCCGCCTGTTGTCATCAGCCGGCGGCGTAAAGCCCGCCTGCCTTTTTGAGGTTGGCATTATACTTCTTGAAGATATCAACCACTTTGGCGCGTGTTTCGCTTTCAGCGGCGATCTCGTCCCAGAACTTCAGTGCGGCTTCTTCCACCGTCGCCCATTCTTCGGCAGGAATGGTGGTCAGTTCAAGCTTGTCGCCGGTGGCGCGCAGATTTGCCTCGCCACCCCAATACCACTGGTTGCGGTAGGTGTGACCGGCATCAACGCAGGCAAGCCACAGATCCTTCAGATGCTGTGGCACCTCGCTCCAGCGCTTTTCATTGACGAACCACGAACCAATCCACGCACCGGAAATATTGTTGGTGAGGAAGTAATCCGTCACATCGGCCCAGCCCACCGTATAATCCTCGGTAATGCCCGACCATGACATGCCATCGAGTTCGCCGGTCTGCACGGCAACCTGCACATCCTCATAAGGGATGGACACAGGAACCACGCCAAACTGCGCCAGAAACTTGCCCGCTGTCGGGAAGGTGTAGAGGCGCAGGCCCTTGAGATCGTCGAGCGACTTCAGCGGCTTCTTGGTGTTGAAGTGGCACGGGTCCTGACCCGCTGCCGAAAGCCAGACAACGCCGCCTGCCTTGGCATAGGCATCACGCCAGATCTCGGCCAGCCCATATTGCTGGAACAGCACTGGCACATCGAGAATGCTTTTGGTCGCGAACGGGAAGTAGCCGCCAAACACCGAAATATCGACCGGTGCTGCCATGGAATCATCGTCGGAATGCACGGCGTCGATTGTACCGGCCTGCAACGCGCGGAACAGTTCGCCCGTCGGCACCAGCTGGTCGGCATAATAGAGTTCGATTTCCATCTCGCCCTTGGCCGCCTTGTTGAACATATCAACGGCTGGCTTGGTGACATGCGGGCCGAGTGCCGCACCGGCGTAAGTCTGCAATCGCCATTTGATCGGCGCCGACTGCGCCTGAACATAAGGTGTTGCCAATGCGGTGGCGCCCACTGCACCAGCCGATGCAAGGCCTGCCTTGCGGATGAAATCGCGTCTTGATGGCTTGAAGGTCATGGTCATTCCCCTTTTTCTGGTTGGTTTCATTTTCCGTAGTAATGCTCTGGCAGCCAGGTCGCGATCTGCGGAAAGACCCCGATCAGGATGAGTGTGAAGAGCATGATCCCGACGAATGGAAACACCGAACGATAGATGTCGGGCAACGTCACCTCAGGCGGCGCCATGGCGCGCATGAGAAACAGATTGTAGCCGAAGGGCGGCGTCAGATAGGCGATCTGGCAAGTGATCGTGTAGAGCACGCCGTACCAGATAAGATCGAAGCCAAGTGCGGCAGCCAACGGGATGAACAGCGGCGCGACGATGACCAGCATGGCCGTATCATCAAGGAAGATGCCGAGCACCAGAAACGTCAGCTGCATGAGCACCAGCACCTGCCATGGCTCAAGGCCAAGGTCGCCAACGAACAGCCGTTCCACACCCTTCACGGCACCGAGCCCGTCAAACACCGCGCCGAAGCAGAGCGCCGCCGTGATGATCCAGAAAAACATGCAGGAGATGCCAAGCGTCTTGCGCGTCGTTTCATGCAACACTGTGCGCGTCAGCCGTCCGCGCAAAAGCGCCGCCAGAAGGGCCGAGACAGCACCCACCGCCGAGCTTTCAACAAGACTGGTGACGCCGGTGAGAAACAGGCCAGTCATCGCAATGAAAATCACCAGCGGCACAAGCCCTGCGCTGAGCAGTTTGAGCTTGTCGCGGCGGCTATATTGCGCACGTTCCTCAGCGGCCAATGGCGGCCCGAGCTCTGGCTGAATCCAGCACCGCACCACGATGTAGAGGATGAAGAGGCTCGCCATCAAAAGACCGGGGAACACCCCCGCCATCCAAAGATGCCCGACCGGCTGGCGCGCGATCATGCCGTAGAGAACCAAGACGACGCTTGGTGGCACCAGAATGCCCAGCGTAGAACCTGCCTGGATGACGCCGGTGACCATGATCTTGTCATAGCCGCGCCGCAACAATTCCGGCAGCGCGATGGTGGCGCCCACCGCCATACCGGCAACGCTCAACCCGTTGATGGCCGAAATCACCACCATCATCAAAATGGTGCCGATGGCGAGACCGCCACGCAGCGGCCCCATCCAGACGTGGAACATGCGGTAGAGATCATCGGCAATGCCGGATTCGGCCAGCATGTAGCCCATGAAAACGAACAGCGGCAGCGTCAGAAGCGGGTACCACTTCATCACCTTCATGATGGCGGTGAAGGGCAGCTCCACCCCGCCATCGCCCCACAGAAGAAGAGCAGCAATGGCGCCGACAAACCCGATTACAGCAAACACCCGCTGCCCCGT includes:
- a CDS encoding TRAP transporter substrate-binding protein, which codes for MTMTFKPSRRDFIRKAGLASAGAVGATALATPYVQAQSAPIKWRLQTYAGAALGPHVTKPAVDMFNKAAKGEMEIELYYADQLVPTGELFRALQAGTIDAVHSDDDSMAAPVDISVFGGYFPFATKSILDVPVLFQQYGLAEIWRDAYAKAGGVVWLSAAGQDPCHFNTKKPLKSLDDLKGLRLYTFPTAGKFLAQFGVVPVSIPYEDVQVAVQTGELDGMSWSGITEDYTVGWADVTDYFLTNNISGAWIGSWFVNEKRWSEVPQHLKDLWLACVDAGHTYRNQWYWGGEANLRATGDKLELTTIPAEEWATVEEAALKFWDEIAAESETRAKVVDIFKKYNANLKKAGGLYAAG
- a CDS encoding aldehyde dehydrogenase family protein — translated: MIPLETITLKSPIDGSIYAERPIADDKAVSAVVERARAAQAGWAATPIDERTGAILKMLEALVAMNDDIVPEIAWQMGRPIRYGGEFGGVKERTNYMVEIAQAALAPVMASNPKDGFRRYVKKDALGVVMVIAPWNYPYLTAVNTIVPALIAGNTVILKHAAQTLLVGERFAQAFEAAGFPKGVFQNIVLNHAQTEKLLGSGKIDHVNFTGSVAGGRAIEKAAAGTFMTLGLELGGKDPAYVLPDAKLDHAVANLVEGAFFNSGQCCCGIERVYVHEKVYDAFVEGFVAETKSAYVLGNPLDEKTTMGPMAQARFADMIREQKAEALRKGATAHLNLKSEQDVAGSPYLSPEVLTNVDHQMSVMREESFGPIVGIMKVRSDEDAIALMNDSPYGLTASIWTSDTEHAIAIGDRVETGTVFMNRCDYLDPALVWTGVKDTGKGAALSAIGYDNLTRPKSYHLREKI
- a CDS encoding helix-turn-helix domain-containing protein is translated as MTAVVNKAWFEDRWKRKGLTLRKTAQLMGIDPSALSRTLSGEREMKLAEVGKIATVLDVTLNDVLAHMQSDGGPVDDVSSANENDVRISSHSGFGFMRGLIKIEDGFDVAGPFSVEPLDEGYLGEDRL
- a CDS encoding glutamine synthetase family protein — encoded protein: MAKKYSFSDLGKDVESGAVDTVLACAVDMQGRLIGKRFLARYFVESAHDETHGCNYLLANDIDMEPVPGYKAASWSKGYGDFVIKPDLGTLRKIPWLENTALVLCDLLDHHSHEDLAHSPRGILKRQVKRLTERGYMGYFASELEFYLFSETYDSARKKHWQGLETASPYIGDYLIGITTKEEGVMRRLRNEMELAGIPIENSKGEWGPGQEEINVRYAEALEMADRHVILKNGAKEIAQTEGKAISFMAKYNYGLAGNSSHIHNSLWSADGKEPLFYDKKSDFTLSKLGQQWSAGQLKYASEFTLFLAPYINSYKRFQSGTFAPTKIMWSEDNRTAGFRLCGEGTKGIRMECRIGGADLNPYLAFSALIAAGLAGIDEELELEKPFVGDAYQASRLPEIPKTLRDATETLAKSKMLRDALGEDVVEHYLHTARWEQLEYDRRITDWELHRGFERY
- a CDS encoding type II toxin-antitoxin system VapC family toxin, yielding MRGISVKTGFEAGVLLDTCAVLFIAMGKVLKDEADRAIGMAARDGTLYVSPISAWEIGMGTARGRLSLPTEPLQFFNAFVQTMGAQVDPLSPEVLVHSSWMPGKPHKDPMDRVLIAAARLRNTVLVTSDASILQYSAAGHVRALSC
- a CDS encoding iron-containing alcohol dehydrogenase, translated to MNLVSKWNYPTTVRFGAGRISELPDVLAATGIKRPLFVTDPGLAKLPVVASTLKILDDANVPYGVFSEVKPNPVEANLTAGIVVFKSGNHDGVIAFGGGSALDLGKLIAFQAGQTRPVWDFEDVDDWWTRADSDAIAPIIAVPTTAGTGSEVGRAGVITNEATHTKKVIFHPKLLPAIVIADPALSVGMPSFITAGTGMDALAHCLEAYCAPGYHPMADGIAVEGIRLVFENLPKAYADGSDLIARAHMMSAAAMGAAAFQKGLGAIHSLSHPIGALYDTHHGMTNAVFMPYVLAFNRSAIEARIERLAAYCGIEGGFDGFAAAVLSLRENLKVPHTLGAFIKDLDMDDARKALIADMAVVDPTAGGNPVKLTKEAALLLLNNAITGEL
- a CDS encoding endonuclease/exonuclease/phosphatase family protein — its product is MRLVSYNIQYGFGADGRYDLARAAQVLAGADIIALQEVERHWRRSDDDDQPHRLASLLPDHFWVYGPAFDMDASRRENGRVVNRRRQFGTMLLSRFPIAWSRLHLLPMRRGTARLNTQNPALECLVETPAGPVRILSLHLAHIDAGERLEQLDVLLDLHRRAASIGGPWSGVDDETSRDWSHGELEPACPQTAIWMGDFNCQPDSAEYRRITEAADQPHGFVDAAVAAGATPEGCYTHLRTLSGQVQRRRLDYCFVSPNLASRVHAHSVDTAETASDHFPVLVDIDLEMKLPV
- a CDS encoding EamA family transporter, with product MTLTVFLAVLAAAAMHATWNALIKVRSDRFASISLASLGMAVFALPVLPFVEVPALAVWPWIATSMVIHVGYRLFLILAYSHGDLAQTYPLARGTAPLMTTIGGIALFSEMPGPLAIAGILFLCFGTLLMSFRGNVGVINRRAVGFALTTSVFVAGYTLTDGSGARLATTASSYAAWLFLCDGVVSMAIGFFYRGRQLLTAMRQEWKIGILTGFLSAGSYWIAMWAMTKAPIASVAALRETSILFAMVISVTMLGESMTRWRVAAALSIIFGVIALRVG
- a CDS encoding TRAP transporter large permease, producing MSYDLIAVLMFSGMMLLLLTGQRVFAVIGFVGAIAALLLWGDGGVELPFTAIMKVMKWYPLLTLPLFVFMGYMLAESGIADDLYRMFHVWMGPLRGGLAIGTILMMVVISAINGLSVAGMAVGATIALPELLRRGYDKIMVTGVIQAGSTLGILVPPSVVLVLYGMIARQPVGHLWMAGVFPGLLMASLFILYIVVRCWIQPELGPPLAAEERAQYSRRDKLKLLSAGLVPLVIFIAMTGLFLTGVTSLVESSAVGAVSALLAALLRGRLTRTVLHETTRKTLGISCMFFWIITAALCFGAVFDGLGAVKGVERLFVGDLGLEPWQVLVLMQLTFLVLGIFLDDTAMLVIVAPLFIPLAAALGFDLIWYGVLYTITCQIAYLTPPFGYNLFLMRAMAPPEVTLPDIYRSVFPFVGIMLFTLILIGVFPQIATWLPEHYYGK